Proteins from a single region of Paenibacillus sp. BIHB 4019:
- a CDS encoding NADH:flavin oxidoreductase/NADH oxidase, protein MKDLFSPYTIKGLELKNRIVMSPMCQYSVDQKDGIATDWHYMHYVSRAIGGTGFILIEMTDVEPDGRISDFDLGLWSDEQIPALKRIVDACHSYGAKVGIQIAHAGRKAEDAEVPVAPSAIAFDENSKQPRALATEEVKGLVQKFRSAVARAVQAGFDAIELHGAHGYLIHQFHSPLTNKRDDEYGKDLARFGREIIRAAKAEMPENMPLLMRISAKEYVEGGYGIQESAAFAKEYQEAGVDIFDISSGGEGPITAWGRPGTHAAYQVPLAKEIKLALNVPVIAVGRLDDPTLANAVIGNEDADLVAVGRGLLRNPYWALEAAAALRKETEIPKPLTAGF, encoded by the coding sequence GGCTTGGAATTGAAAAACCGCATTGTCATGTCACCGATGTGCCAATACTCGGTTGATCAGAAGGATGGCATTGCTACAGATTGGCATTATATGCACTATGTCAGTCGAGCGATAGGCGGGACTGGTTTTATTCTCATTGAAATGACAGACGTAGAGCCGGATGGACGTATTTCCGACTTTGATCTGGGGTTATGGTCAGATGAGCAGATTCCGGCTTTGAAGCGAATTGTAGATGCATGCCATAGCTACGGTGCAAAAGTAGGAATTCAGATTGCCCATGCTGGACGCAAGGCAGAGGATGCCGAGGTTCCTGTAGCGCCATCCGCCATTGCGTTTGACGAAAACTCAAAGCAGCCTCGCGCGCTTGCAACAGAAGAAGTTAAAGGGCTTGTACAGAAATTTCGTTCGGCTGTAGCCCGCGCAGTCCAGGCTGGTTTCGATGCCATTGAGCTTCATGGAGCACATGGCTATTTAATTCATCAATTCCATTCTCCGCTTACTAACAAACGGGATGATGAATACGGGAAAGACCTTGCCCGGTTTGGACGGGAGATTATACGAGCGGCGAAGGCTGAAATGCCTGAAAATATGCCGCTCCTCATGCGCATTTCAGCCAAGGAGTACGTTGAGGGAGGATACGGCATTCAGGAAAGCGCCGCATTTGCCAAGGAATATCAAGAGGCAGGGGTGGACATATTCGATATCTCCTCCGGTGGCGAGGGACCTATAACGGCATGGGGCAGACCAGGAACACATGCAGCATATCAGGTGCCGCTCGCTAAAGAGATTAAACTAGCCCTTAACGTTCCCGTGATTGCGGTTGGAAGACTCGACGACCCAACGCTGGCAAACGCCGTAATCGGAAATGAAGATGCTGATTTGGTTGCGGTTGGAAGAGGGCTGCTAAGAAATCCGTATTGGGCATTAGAAGCGGCTGCAGCCTTGCGCAAAGAAACCGAAATTCCTAAACCGTTAACTGCTGGTTTTTAA
- a CDS encoding MarR family transcriptional regulator, protein MNTNNNNKLIDNWISFSDIQTKINNKLESALEEKYSLSLKEFYVLYFLSQTTDKKLRLQQLQEMVGLSQSAISRLVVRMEAKNCGALQRHVCEDDRRGVYTCLTELGDNKFRKAMDTFNEIIQTACLADGFQKELHILIQQSAINE, encoded by the coding sequence ATGAATACCAACAATAATAATAAACTCATAGATAATTGGATAAGCTTCAGCGACATACAAACCAAGATTAACAATAAGCTTGAGAGTGCTTTAGAGGAAAAGTACAGCTTGTCATTAAAGGAGTTTTATGTCCTGTACTTTCTATCCCAAACGACCGATAAAAAACTAAGATTGCAGCAATTGCAAGAAATGGTCGGCTTGAGTCAGAGCGCTATTTCAAGATTGGTAGTGAGGATGGAAGCCAAAAATTGTGGCGCTTTGCAACGGCATGTTTGCGAGGATGATCGTAGAGGCGTATATACCTGCTTAACCGAACTGGGCGATAATAAATTCAGAAAAGCTATGGATACTTTTAATGAAATCATTCAAACGGCTTGCTTGGCAGACGGATTTCAAAAAGAACTTCATATCTTGATTCAGCAAAGCGCCATAAATGAGTAA